In the genome of Cyanobacterium sp. T60_A2020_053, one region contains:
- a CDS encoding ATP phosphoribosyltransferase yields MLTIALPKGALLQESIEMWQKVGLDFSLFLSSSNRQLQIEDTQGKARALLVRAQDVPVYVEYGQAHLGVVGYDVLREKKANVANLADLGFGSCRLSVAVPKDSPYRSSVDLPAHGIVASKFVNCAKDHFRSLDLPVEIVPLYGSVELGPITGMSEAIVDLVSTGKTLRENGLIEIDVLFESSAYLVANPLSYRLNQDQISQWVEKIVR; encoded by the coding sequence ATGTTAACTATCGCATTACCTAAAGGGGCATTATTACAAGAAAGTATCGAAATGTGGCAAAAAGTCGGTTTAGACTTTAGCTTATTTTTGTCATCCAGCAATCGACAATTACAAATCGAAGATACTCAAGGAAAGGCACGGGCGCTGTTAGTACGGGCGCAGGATGTCCCAGTTTATGTAGAATATGGACAAGCGCACCTCGGCGTGGTTGGTTATGATGTGCTGAGAGAAAAAAAAGCCAATGTTGCCAATTTAGCTGATTTAGGTTTTGGCTCTTGTCGTCTGTCTGTAGCAGTACCGAAAGATAGCCCTTATCGTAGTTCAGTTGATCTCCCAGCGCACGGCATCGTAGCCTCTAAATTCGTGAATTGTGCCAAAGATCATTTCCGTAGTTTAGATTTACCTGTGGAGATAGTACCTTTGTATGGTTCGGTAGAATTAGGACCAATTACAGGGATGTCGGAAGCCATTGTGGACTTAGTTTCCACGGGGAAAACTTTGAGGGAAAATGGCTTAATCGAAATTGACGTATTATTTGAAAGTAGCGCTTATCTAGTGGCAAATCCTCTCAGTTATCGCCTTAATCAAGATCAAATTAGCCAATGGGTTGAGAAAATCGTGAGGTGA
- a CDS encoding serine/threonine protein kinase — protein MGMNTTTLLNNRYQITSTLGRGGFGETFLAIDTHLPSGKKCVIKLLKPIISSGRIPQWMYDRFEQEARLLEHLGDAHRQIPRLYAYFSEGNNFYLVQEWIEGTTLLEKVKKEGQLSPHQVEEILLNILPVLKFLHGENIVHRDVKPDNIIFRESDNLPVLIDFGAVKEALTTFVDMEGNSAYSIAIGTPGYMPSEQAAGRPIYSSDLYSLGLTAVYLLTGKSPQYLATDTDTGEILWREELPDLHSNLAGVIDRAIRFHPRERFKSANEMMEALQPISSAPLPTVSFQGVKVANQTISHDPTIAVGGRRQNAPMGNDATIAVGGVNHSKVSQIYRQNAPLTPTNGVNLSPQITDSPRESNWFSGFLPFLWLMVIGIASFTIGYNVIASRFAPAPEVTENNTPDTPEELFPPKNPLRRQIDLIIPQENPSPNPDTEIDNSVDANLEENPTSPQPEANIPETPPTVEETPPPENPPPSPIKNPPLVSVGGLVNQLMGRFGNPAYKEQGRWENTTVWVYPNLFNSTTEVRYTIHDQNGQVKEIDLFFPLTANIDNVITLFDRLVDGNVTPVVRGALEEVLRGETDLRSFNLGKWKGMIRLQDDLINLNIHSGDN, from the coding sequence ATGGGGATGAATACCACAACCTTGTTAAACAATCGTTATCAAATTACCTCTACCCTCGGTAGAGGCGGTTTTGGAGAAACCTTTTTAGCCATTGATACCCATTTACCGTCAGGAAAAAAATGCGTCATTAAGTTGCTGAAACCGATTATTAGCAGTGGTAGGATACCCCAATGGATGTATGATCGTTTTGAACAAGAAGCTCGATTATTAGAGCATTTAGGGGATGCCCACCGCCAAATCCCTCGTCTCTATGCCTATTTTTCCGAGGGCAATAATTTTTATTTAGTGCAAGAGTGGATCGAAGGTACTACTCTATTAGAAAAAGTCAAAAAAGAAGGTCAACTTTCTCCCCATCAAGTAGAAGAAATTTTACTTAATATTTTGCCCGTCTTGAAGTTTTTACACGGTGAAAATATTGTCCATCGTGATGTAAAACCCGATAATATCATTTTTCGAGAATCGGATAATTTGCCTGTTTTAATCGACTTTGGGGCAGTGAAAGAGGCTTTAACTACCTTTGTTGACATGGAAGGTAATTCTGCCTATTCTATCGCCATTGGCACACCCGGTTATATGCCATCAGAACAAGCAGCCGGGCGCCCGATTTACTCCAGTGACTTATATAGTTTAGGTTTAACAGCAGTTTATTTATTGACAGGCAAAAGTCCTCAATATTTAGCCACGGATACCGATACGGGGGAAATTCTCTGGCGGGAAGAATTACCCGATTTACATAGTAATTTAGCAGGAGTGATTGATCGAGCCATTCGTTTTCATCCCAGAGAGCGTTTTAAAAGTGCCAATGAGATGATGGAAGCACTCCAGCCTATATCCAGCGCCCCTCTCCCTACCGTTAGTTTTCAGGGGGTAAAAGTAGCCAATCAAACGATTAGTCATGATCCTACCATAGCGGTGGGGGGCAGAAGACAAAATGCACCCATGGGTAATGATGCCACCATAGCAGTGGGTGGAGTAAATCATAGTAAAGTTAGTCAAATTTATCGTCAAAATGCGCCCCTCACCCCTACCAATGGGGTTAATCTTTCCCCACAAATCACAGATTCTCCAAGGGAAAGTAATTGGTTTAGTGGTTTTTTGCCTTTTCTGTGGTTAATGGTGATTGGTATTGCCTCTTTTACCATCGGTTATAACGTCATTGCTTCCCGTTTTGCGCCAGCGCCCGAAGTGACGGAAAATAATACCCCTGACACTCCAGAAGAGTTATTTCCTCCTAAAAATCCCCTGCGCCGTCAAATTGATTTAATTATTCCCCAAGAAAATCCATCACCCAATCCTGACACGGAAATTGATAACTCCGTGGATGCTAACTTAGAGGAAAATCCCACTTCACCGCAACCTGAAGCAAATATTCCTGAAACACCTCCCACCGTTGAAGAAACGCCTCCTCCAGAGAATCCTCCTCCATCTCCTATTAAAAATCCTCCTCTGGTGTCAGTGGGAGGGTTGGTTAATCAGTTGATGGGTAGATTTGGCAATCCGGCTTATAAAGAGCAAGGGCGCTGGGAAAATACCACTGTTTGGGTGTATCCTAATCTTTTTAATAGTACCACCGAAGTACGTTACACTATCCATGATCAAAATGGGCAAGTAAAAGAAATTGATTTGTTTTTTCCCCTCACCGCTAACATAGACAATGTAATAACTTTGTTTGATCGTTTGGTGGATGGTAATGTCACTCCTGTGGTGCGAGGGGCGCTGGAAGAGGTTTTGAGAGGGGAAACTGATTTACGCTCTTTTAATCTTGGTAAATGGAAAGGAATGATTCGTTTACAGGATGATTTAATTAATCTCAATATCCATTCGGGAGATAATTGA
- a CDS encoding transglutaminase family protein: MANSALHPSTIRPLIATSLDGISFKNNFLYALDSRNGYLMKINPHTSVTKIINYNYWQDFIGAKGLCITDEEIWFVTQSSVYCTPITWQEEELVIKSAPQYRFSLAYPSNGIAIWEKTIYVTCQKNGTITVYSKADGKQITKFYAPGIGNENITIRGEEIWLCDNLEQTVYCLERATGKTKYSLLTPFEYPSALDFYQNPDTGEETLYIAYTDQEPYIRDNPNAEPNHELLYRDRTFIHPLYFKYYEDEKYTLSNGFLIEMSYLEEVAPLDDITIKDLEWRIALPTESHRQKIRSIEAVGLPYIEENNNGQKVALFKFPKFTSEERFVFGWRAMVEVWSIKYQLTPRDCETLPPLPPEFADKYLIDNDNLAMSADVILRGAEEARGTETNLLRKMYSIRNYVYDRLSYGIKPHIDTPDIVIKRGVGSCGEYLGLLLALSRLNGIASRTVGRYKCPLKVLQFGVPLSPDFNHVWMEFYLPSIGWLPMESNPDDLQDGGPYPTRFFMGLAWYHLEMAKDTTFETLRSEGQPVSKEKTSIGQLAINHVSFTILKELIPN, translated from the coding sequence ATGGCTAACAGCGCCCTTCACCCTTCCACTATTCGCCCGTTAATTGCTACATCCTTGGATGGTATTAGCTTTAAAAATAATTTTTTATATGCCCTTGATTCTCGTAATGGGTATTTAATGAAAATTAATCCTCACACTAGCGTTACCAAGATAATTAACTACAATTACTGGCAAGATTTTATTGGCGCGAAAGGATTATGTATTACGGATGAAGAAATTTGGTTTGTAACTCAAAGTAGTGTTTATTGTACTCCTATTACATGGCAAGAAGAAGAATTAGTCATAAAAAGCGCTCCTCAGTATCGTTTCAGCTTGGCTTATCCCAGTAATGGTATTGCTATTTGGGAAAAAACTATTTATGTTACTTGCCAAAAAAACGGCACAATTACGGTTTATAGTAAAGCCGATGGCAAACAAATCACTAAGTTTTATGCGCCGGGTATCGGTAACGAAAACATCACCATCAGAGGGGAAGAAATCTGGTTATGTGATAATCTCGAACAAACTGTTTATTGTTTGGAGCGCGCTACAGGTAAGACTAAGTATAGTTTATTAACCCCTTTTGAGTATCCCAGCGCCCTTGACTTTTACCAAAATCCTGACACGGGAGAAGAAACTTTATATATTGCCTATACCGACCAAGAACCTTATATTAGAGATAATCCTAACGCTGAACCTAACCACGAATTATTATATCGAGATCGTACCTTCATTCATCCCCTCTATTTTAAATATTACGAAGACGAAAAATACACCCTATCCAATGGTTTTTTAATCGAAATGAGCTACCTTGAGGAAGTAGCGCCCCTCGATGACATTACCATCAAAGATTTAGAATGGCGCATCGCCTTACCTACCGAAAGCCATCGCCAAAAAATTCGCAGTATTGAAGCGGTAGGTTTACCCTACATCGAAGAAAATAATAACGGGCAGAAAGTCGCCCTGTTTAAATTTCCTAAATTTACTTCCGAAGAGCGATTTGTCTTCGGTTGGCGCGCCATGGTTGAGGTATGGAGTATTAAATATCAGCTTACTCCCAGAGATTGTGAAACTTTGCCACCTCTGCCCCCAGAATTTGCCGATAAATACCTCATTGATAATGATAACCTCGCTATGAGTGCCGATGTAATTTTGAGGGGCGCTGAAGAAGCGAGAGGCACAGAAACCAATTTACTGCGCAAAATGTACAGTATCCGTAACTATGTTTATGATCGTCTTAGCTACGGTATTAAACCTCACATTGATACCCCAGATATAGTTATTAAAAGGGGTGTAGGCTCATGCGGTGAATATCTCGGTTTACTCCTCGCCCTTTCTCGTCTCAATGGTATCGCTTCGCGCACTGTCGGGCGCTATAAATGTCCTCTTAAAGTATTGCAATTTGGTGTACCATTGAGTCCAGACTTTAACCATGTATGGATGGAATTTTACTTGCCTAGCATTGGTTGGCTACCCATGGAATCAAACCCCGATGATTTGCAAGATGGTGGCCCTTATCCCACGCGCTTTTTTATGGGGTTAGCTTGGTATCATCTGGAAATGGCAAAGGATACTACTTTTGAAACTTTGAGGAGTGAAGGGCAACCCGTGAGTAAGGAAAAAACCTCTATCGGGCAGTTAGCCATTAATCATGTTTCTTTTACTATTCTCAAAGAGTTAATCCCCAACTAG
- a CDS encoding BrnT family toxin → MANKEQEFEWDEQKNIKNQEKHGIRFEDAIPVFDNDMLIEIDNRFDYGEIRCKAIGKTIAVYFTVIYTERGEKIRIISARKSHKKEKVKYDNYYS, encoded by the coding sequence ATGGCAAATAAGGAGCAAGAGTTTGAGTGGGATGAGCAAAAAAATATCAAGAATCAAGAAAAACATGGAATTAGATTTGAGGATGCAATCCCTGTTTTTGACAATGATATGCTAATAGAAATAGATAATAGATTTGATTATGGTGAGATAAGGTGTAAAGCAATCGGAAAAACTATAGCCGTGTATTTTACAGTTATTTATACTGAAAGAGGAGAAAAGATTAGAATTATATCAGCGCGTAAATCCCATAAAAAAGAAAAGGTGAAATATGACAATTATTACAGTTAA
- a CDS encoding ABC transporter ATP-binding protein — MARVKLERVSRKINQTIIIDNINLEIPNGEFWVLVGPSGCGKSTILRSIAGLESISEGNIYFNEKLMNDTSARHRDVAMVFQNYALYPHLTVAENMAFGLKMRGVGRALIEEKVQQVANILNISHLLQRKPKQLSGGQQQRVALGRAIIRNPQVFLLDEPLSNLDAQLREQTRTELKILHSQVNITTIYVTHDQIEAMTLGDRIVVLDQGKIQQIGTPTDVYNSPVNKMVATFLGSPPMNIIPAVFQDGQFYLGNIYPITLPSRFLASFSPHNGQSFDLGIRPEHITTTAEGAGIPLQTKIIEPLGKEILIKGLLLETDITLDFLVPSNVNIDKKEIINLVIDIEKIVIFDSITGEKIE; from the coding sequence ATGGCAAGGGTAAAACTGGAAAGAGTTAGCCGAAAAATCAATCAAACCATCATCATTGATAATATCAATTTAGAGATACCCAACGGGGAATTTTGGGTATTGGTTGGACCTTCTGGGTGTGGGAAATCAACTATTTTGCGTAGTATCGCCGGTTTAGAGTCGATTAGCGAAGGTAATATTTATTTTAATGAAAAATTAATGAATGATACCAGCGCCCGTCACCGTGACGTAGCCATGGTGTTTCAAAATTACGCGCTATATCCTCATTTGACGGTGGCAGAAAATATGGCTTTTGGTTTAAAAATGCGTGGAGTGGGAAGGGCGCTGATAGAAGAAAAGGTGCAACAGGTGGCAAATATCCTCAACATTAGTCATCTCCTCCAACGTAAACCAAAACAACTGTCAGGGGGGCAACAACAACGGGTAGCGTTGGGTCGTGCTATCATTAGAAATCCTCAAGTATTTTTGTTAGATGAGCCTTTATCTAACCTCGATGCGCAATTACGAGAGCAAACTAGAACAGAGTTAAAAATACTTCACTCTCAGGTTAACATAACTACTATTTATGTCACCCATGATCAAATTGAAGCGATGACATTAGGAGATCGTATTGTAGTATTAGATCAAGGAAAAATACAACAGATAGGCACTCCCACAGATGTTTATAATTCCCCTGTTAATAAAATGGTAGCTACTTTTTTGGGTAGTCCGCCCATGAATATCATTCCAGCCGTATTCCAAGATGGTCAATTTTATCTCGGTAATATTTACCCCATTACTCTACCCTCTCGTTTTCTTGCTTCTTTTTCGCCCCATAATGGACAGAGTTTTGATTTAGGTATTCGTCCTGAGCATATCACAACTACGGCGGAGGGCGCTGGGATTCCCCTACAAACCAAAATTATTGAACCTTTAGGCAAAGAAATCCTCATCAAAGGACTATTATTAGAAACAGATATAACCCTCGATTTTTTAGTACCTAGTAACGTTAATATCGACAAAAAAGAAATTATTAACTTAGTGATAGACATAGAAAAAATTGTAATTTTTGATTCTATTACTGGCGAAAAAATAGAGTAA
- a CDS encoding alpha-ketoglutarate-dependent dioxygenase AlkB encodes MILTKIDLPHSDIYYYPNLFDHATSDQIFTQLQQEIQWRQDSITVFGKTHLQPRLIAWYGDKNYTYSGLTMYRNDWLECLLQIKAKVEPLANHEFNSVLLNYYRNGQDSMGWHSDNEPELGKNPVIASVSFGGVRRFMLKSRDKKNPAKTEINLTDGSLLVMGGETQHYWLHQIPKTTKFVAPRINLTFRWII; translated from the coding sequence ATGATACTGACCAAAATTGATTTACCCCATAGCGACATTTACTACTATCCTAATTTATTTGATCATGCCACCAGTGATCAAATATTCACACAACTACAACAAGAAATACAATGGCGCCAAGATTCCATAACTGTTTTTGGCAAAACTCACTTACAACCACGCTTAATCGCTTGGTATGGCGATAAAAATTACACCTATTCAGGTTTGACTATGTATCGTAATGATTGGTTAGAGTGTTTATTACAAATAAAAGCAAAAGTTGAACCTCTTGCTAATCATGAATTTAACAGCGTATTATTAAATTACTATCGAAATGGTCAAGATAGTATGGGATGGCATAGCGATAATGAGCCAGAATTGGGCAAAAATCCCGTCATTGCTTCCGTTAGTTTTGGCGGAGTCAGGCGATTTATGTTGAAATCGAGAGACAAAAAAAACCCAGCTAAAACCGAAATTAATTTAACTGACGGTAGTTTGTTAGTGATGGGGGGTGAAACTCAACACTATTGGTTACATCAAATCCCCAAAACTACTAAATTTGTTGCCCCTCGCATTAATTTAACCTTTCGTTGGATTATATAG
- a CDS encoding 4-hydroxy-tetrahydrodipicolinate reductase gives MSQDNLIPVVVNGAGGKMGKEVVKAIAKADDMMLVGAVDHNSALLGQDVGEVAGIGALEVPILSDLQSVLVLATQYKIQGVMVDFTHPDGVYENVRSALAYGVRPVVGTTGLSADQIKDLSDFADKASTGALIIPNFSIGMVLMQQAAINASQYFDYVEIIELHHNQKADAPSGTAIKTAEMLSGLGKSYNPPQVKETEHLEGARGSICGDNIRIHSVRLPGLLAHEEIIFGSMGEVYTLRHDTSDRSCYMPGVLLSIRKIVELKSLVYGLEKIL, from the coding sequence ATGAGTCAAGATAATTTAATCCCTGTGGTGGTGAATGGCGCTGGGGGCAAAATGGGCAAAGAGGTTGTTAAAGCCATTGCCAAAGCTGATGATATGATGTTGGTGGGCGCTGTGGATCATAATTCAGCCCTTTTAGGTCAAGATGTAGGTGAAGTAGCAGGAATAGGGGCGCTGGAAGTGCCTATCCTTAGTGATTTACAAAGTGTTTTAGTTTTAGCTACCCAGTATAAAATTCAAGGGGTAATGGTCGATTTTACCCACCCTGACGGTGTTTATGAAAATGTTCGTAGCGCCCTTGCCTATGGAGTGCGCCCGGTGGTAGGCACTACTGGTTTAAGTGCAGATCAAATCAAGGATTTAAGTGATTTTGCGGATAAAGCTAGTACAGGTGCATTAATTATTCCTAATTTTTCTATTGGTATGGTGTTGATGCAACAGGCTGCTATCAATGCTTCTCAATATTTCGATTATGTGGAAATTATCGAATTACATCATAATCAGAAAGCGGATGCGCCTAGTGGCACAGCAATCAAAACGGCGGAGATGTTATCTGGTTTAGGTAAGTCTTATAATCCTCCTCAGGTGAAGGAAACTGAGCATTTGGAGGGCGCTAGGGGTAGTATTTGCGGTGATAATATTCGCATTCATAGTGTGCGTTTACCCGGTTTACTAGCTCACGAGGAGATTATTTTTGGCTCGATGGGGGAAGTTTATACCCTCAGACATGATACCAGTGATCGTAGTTGTTATATGCCGGGAGTTTTGTTGTCTATTCGTAAAATTGTTGAGCTTAAATCTCTCGTTTATGGTTTAGAAAAAATCCTTTAA
- a CDS encoding tetratricopeptide repeat protein: MLLIYPCLPSIAQPLLTPSLITQSIEPTTAEEYLYRAIGFVRKENYQKAIADLNKVLQLEPNNVTAYQVRGDAYFDLEEYQNAVSDYTNALKYEKLALTYFLRGRAYFQLDQDQQALQDFNSAISLNNDDEDYYYFRGLTYYILDDYQKAIPDLTVALKSNDEETIASNNKEYIYFYRGSSYFEADQYEKALADLNQAISMTQSNPRFFSIRSLTY; the protein is encoded by the coding sequence TTGCTATTAATTTATCCTTGTCTTCCCAGCATTGCTCAACCTCTTTTAACTCCATCTCTCATCACTCAATCCATCGAACCGACTACTGCTGAAGAATATCTTTATCGTGCCATAGGGTTTGTTCGTAAAGAAAATTATCAAAAAGCTATTGCAGACTTAAATAAGGTACTTCAATTAGAACCCAATAATGTTACTGCTTATCAAGTTAGAGGGGATGCTTATTTTGATTTGGAAGAATACCAAAACGCTGTAAGTGACTATACCAATGCTCTTAAATATGAAAAACTAGCCCTTACTTATTTTCTGCGAGGTAGAGCCTATTTTCAATTGGATCAAGATCAACAGGCTTTACAAGATTTTAACAGTGCCATTAGTCTTAATAATGACGATGAAGATTATTATTATTTTCGAGGACTAACATATTATATTTTAGATGATTATCAAAAGGCAATACCTGATTTGACTGTAGCGTTAAAGTCTAATGATGAGGAAACCATCGCTTCTAATAATAAGGAATATATTTATTTTTACAGAGGTTCATCTTATTTTGAGGCAGATCAATATGAGAAAGCACTAGCTGATCTTAATCAAGCCATTAGCATGACGCAATCTAACCCCAGATTTTTTTCCATCAGAAGTTTGACATATTAG
- a CDS encoding Uma2 family endonuclease — protein sequence MTNAIALKEEKTIISDSTEKQYYTPEEYLILEETSEEKHEYHHGEITLMTGGTTNHNILALTIASFLFTQLHPEKYQVYINDVRLWIEDYHRYTYPDVMVVKGKPVYQGENKTCITNPLLIVEVLSKSTQNYDQGDKFDSYRSIADLQEYILIDQYRYYVKQFAKNSAGKWVLTDYLGKDALLSLESLELSISLENLYQRVEFE from the coding sequence ATGACAAATGCCATTGCACTAAAAGAAGAAAAAACCATTATCTCTGATTCCACAGAGAAGCAATATTACACTCCCGAAGAATATCTCATTTTAGAGGAAACCTCAGAAGAAAAACACGAATATCACCATGGAGAAATTACCCTCATGACTGGAGGCACAACTAATCATAATATTTTAGCTTTAACCATTGCTTCATTCTTATTTACACAACTTCATCCTGAAAAATATCAAGTCTATATCAATGACGTGCGCTTATGGATTGAAGATTATCACCGTTATACTTACCCTGATGTTATGGTGGTGAAGGGAAAACCGGTTTATCAAGGGGAAAATAAAACCTGTATTACTAACCCTCTTTTAATTGTGGAAGTGTTGTCTAAATCTACTCAAAATTATGATCAAGGGGATAAATTTGACAGCTATCGTTCCATTGCTGATTTACAAGAATATATCTTAATTGATCAGTATAGATATTATGTGAAACAATTTGCTAAAAATTCCGCAGGAAAATGGGTTTTAACAGATTATTTAGGTAAAGATGCCCTTTTATCTTTGGAGTCTTTAGAGTTAAGTATTAGCCTAGAAAATTTGTATCAAAGAGTCGAATTTGAATGA
- a CDS encoding ATP-binding cassette domain-containing protein, protein MSKIVEIKNLRKNYGKIEAIKDISFSINKGEIFGLLGPNGAGKTTTIRCLTTLAQPDGGEIIVDGVSAISQPKKVRQKLGYVAQEVAIDKMLTGRELLQLQGALYHLPKKLINARIDQLVDLLTLSEYIDRATGTYSGGIRKRLDLASGLLHQPQLLILDEPSVGLDIESRVIVWEFLQQLKLAGTTVLITSHYLEEIDALADSLAIIDQGKVIAEGSPNSLKARIGGDRVTVKVREFSPLAEAQMLQEKLASLPFVKDIIINKAQGNSLNLIVSGEGRGALEKEINLLGLPLFSISQSRPSLDDVYLAATGRTLLDAEMEAFTKRDLKAEKKQAMSGK, encoded by the coding sequence ATGAGTAAAATTGTTGAAATTAAAAACCTACGCAAAAATTACGGCAAAATTGAAGCGATTAAAGATATTTCTTTTAGTATAAATAAAGGAGAAATCTTTGGTTTATTAGGTCCTAACGGTGCAGGAAAAACTACCACCATACGCTGTCTAACCACCTTAGCACAACCTGACGGCGGTGAAATTATTGTGGATGGTGTTTCAGCAATTTCTCAACCAAAAAAGGTGCGCCAAAAATTGGGTTATGTGGCGCAAGAGGTGGCTATCGATAAAATGTTAACGGGTAGGGAATTATTGCAACTGCAAGGGGCATTGTATCATTTACCCAAAAAACTGATTAACGCTAGAATTGATCAATTAGTGGATTTATTAACCCTTTCAGAATACATTGATCGCGCGACAGGGACATATTCTGGGGGAATTCGTAAACGTTTGGATTTGGCTTCAGGGTTATTACATCAACCACAATTATTGATTTTAGATGAGCCTTCGGTGGGTTTAGATATTGAAAGTCGGGTTATTGTCTGGGAGTTTTTACAACAATTAAAATTAGCTGGTACAACGGTATTAATTACTAGCCATTATTTGGAAGAGATAGACGCACTGGCGGATAGTTTAGCAATTATTGATCAAGGTAAAGTTATTGCTGAAGGTAGCCCAAACAGTTTAAAGGCAAGGATTGGTGGTGATCGTGTTACGGTGAAAGTTAGGGAGTTTTCTCCTCTTGCTGAGGCGCAAATGCTTCAAGAGAAATTAGCTTCTCTTCCTTTTGTTAAGGATATTATTATCAATAAAGCCCAAGGTAATTCTCTTAATTTGATTGTGTCAGGGGAAGGGCGAGGGGCGCTGGAAAAAGAAATTAATTTACTAGGTTTACCATTATTTAGTATTAGTCAATCTCGCCCCAGTCTTGATGATGTTTACTTGGCAGCCACCGGGCGCACTCTCCTCGATGCGGAAATGGAAGCCTTTACCAAACGAGATTTAAAAGCAGAGAAAAAACAGGCAATGAGTGGCAAATAG